A stretch of the Deinococcus reticulitermitis genome encodes the following:
- a CDS encoding type II toxin-antitoxin system PemK/MazF family toxin, whose amino-acid sequence MKLIRRGDIVSNNANKLGAHLLMTVPLTSNVERVYVTNLVLPNQRTGLDHDSEAQVEAMRAAHASRLIKRLGYVPDDLMGELDGEIRMHLGV is encoded by the coding sequence GTGAAGCTCATCCGGCGCGGCGATATCGTTAGCAACAACGCCAACAAACTGGGTGCTCATCTACTGATGACCGTGCCGCTCACGAGCAACGTAGAGCGCGTGTACGTCACCAATCTGGTGCTGCCCAACCAGCGCACGGGCCTAGACCACGACAGCGAAGCCCAGGTAGAGGCGATGCGCGCCGCCCATGCCAGCCGCCTGATCAAGCGCCTGGGCTACGTACCAGATGATTTAATGGGCGAGCTGGACGGCGAAATCAGGATGCACTTGGGGGTGTGA
- a CDS encoding AAA family ATPase, giving the protein MERLQVKGFAGISNADIQIKQFTIFIGHQASGKSICAKLIYYFRQILSNMALDVSSGSSRTDIKKKHRIDFARYFPEVAWGREAFEISYCLYDFRVSIKSKMNKNRNSITITYSEAYDKMLESLRREVKKYQDDEIEGFFRVIGVDGEERYIDVSPNNLMRELAKKILHEDYSNTNYFVPAGRSFFQH; this is encoded by the coding sequence ATGGAAAGATTGCAGGTTAAAGGGTTTGCAGGGATTAGTAATGCAGATATTCAGATAAAGCAATTTACAATTTTTATTGGTCATCAAGCTTCTGGTAAAAGTATTTGCGCAAAGCTGATCTATTATTTCCGTCAAATATTATCTAACATGGCATTAGATGTGTCTAGTGGATCAAGTAGGACTGACATAAAAAAGAAACATAGAATTGACTTTGCTAGATACTTTCCGGAAGTAGCATGGGGTAGGGAGGCATTTGAGATATCCTATTGTTTATATGATTTTAGGGTGAGTATAAAGTCGAAAATGAATAAGAACAGGAATAGTATAACTATAACATATTCGGAAGCATATGACAAAATGCTTGAATCGCTGAGAAGAGAAGTAAAAAAATATCAAGATGACGAGATTGAGGGATTTTTCAGAGTTATTGGTGTTGATGGTGAGGAAAGATATATTGATGTTTCGCCAAATAACTTGATGAGAGAGCTTGCAAAAAAAATATTACACGAGGACTATTCAAACACAAATTATTTCGTTCCTGCTGGAAGAAGT